From a single Fusobacterium ulcerans ATCC 49185 genomic region:
- the efp gene encoding elongation factor P translates to MKIAQELRAGSTIKIGNDPFVVLKSEYNKSGRNAAVVKFKMKNLLNGNISDAVYKADEKMDDIRLDKIKTVYSYNDGSFYVFSNPETWDQVELKEEDLGDAINYLEEGMELDVIYYESTPVAVELPTFLERQVEYTEPGLRGDTSGKVMKPARINTGFEIQVPLFVEQGEWIKIDTRTNEYVERIKK, encoded by the coding sequence ATGAAAATAGCTCAAGAATTAAGAGCAGGAAGTACAATTAAAATCGGAAACGATCCATTTGTAGTTCTAAAATCAGAGTACAACAAATCAGGAAGAAACGCAGCAGTGGTAAAATTTAAAATGAAAAATCTATTAAATGGAAATATTTCAGATGCTGTTTACAAAGCAGATGAAAAAATGGATGATATCAGACTTGATAAAATCAAAACTGTTTATTCTTACAATGATGGAAGTTTTTATGTATTCTCAAATCCGGAAACTTGGGACCAAGTAGAACTTAAAGAAGAAGACCTAGGAGATGCTATCAACTATCTTGAAGAAGGAATGGAATTAGATGTAATATACTATGAGTCTACTCCAGTTGCTGTAGAACTACCTACTTTCCTTGAAAGACAAGTTGAGTATACTGAGCCAGGACTAAGAGGAGATACAAGTGGAAAAGTAATGAAACCAGCTAGAATCAATACTGGATTTGAAATTCAGGTTCCTCTATTCGTTGAACAAGGTGAATGGATTAAAATCGACACTAGAACAAATGAATATGTAGAAAGAATTAAAAAATAA
- a CDS encoding acetyl-CoA C-acetyltransferase, producing the protein MSKVYIVAAKRSAIGSFLGSLAPLSSSDLGAAVAKQVIEDAKIDPANLDEVVIGNVLQAGQAQGVGRQVAIKAGVPQEVPGYTLNIICGSGMKTIISSYANIKAGEANLILAGGTESMSNAGFILPGKVRGGHKMADLTMKDHMVFDALTDAFTNVHMGITAENIAAKYGITREEQDAFSFASQQKAIAAVDSGRFKDEIVPVVISTKKGDITVDTDEYPNRKTDLEKLGKLRPSFKKDGTVTAGNASGLNDGASMMILASEEAVAKYNLKPLVEIVATGIGGVDPQIMGMGPVPAIGNALKKSGMKLQDMELIELNEAFASQSLGVMKELCIQHGVEREWFNDKTNVNGGAIALGHPVGASGNRIMVTLIYEMKKRGLTYGLASLCIGGGMGTAIILKNVD; encoded by the coding sequence ATGAGTAAAGTATACATTGTAGCAGCAAAAAGATCTGCTATAGGAAGTTTTTTAGGAAGTTTAGCCCCTTTATCATCTAGCGACCTTGGAGCCGCAGTTGCAAAGCAAGTTATTGAAGATGCAAAAATTGATCCAGCTAATCTGGACGAAGTAGTTATCGGAAATGTATTACAAGCAGGTCAGGCACAAGGTGTAGGAAGACAGGTAGCCATAAAAGCTGGTGTACCTCAGGAAGTTCCTGGTTATACACTTAACATTATATGTGGAAGCGGAATGAAAACTATCATTTCATCATATGCTAACATTAAAGCAGGAGAAGCAAATCTTATTCTTGCTGGAGGAACTGAGTCAATGTCTAATGCTGGATTCATCCTTCCAGGAAAAGTAAGAGGCGGACATAAAATGGCTGACCTTACTATGAAAGATCATATGGTATTTGATGCTCTTACAGACGCATTTACAAATGTACATATGGGAATCACTGCTGAAAATATAGCTGCTAAATATGGAATTACAAGAGAAGAGCAGGATGCATTCTCATTTGCTTCTCAACAAAAAGCAATAGCTGCTGTTGACTCTGGAAGATTCAAAGATGAAATAGTTCCAGTAGTTATAAGTACTAAAAAAGGAGATATCACTGTTGATACAGATGAGTATCCTAATAGAAAAACTGATCTTGAAAAATTAGGTAAATTAAGACCTTCATTCAAAAAAGATGGAACTGTAACAGCTGGAAATGCTTCTGGATTAAATGATGGAGCTTCTATGATGATACTTGCTTCTGAAGAAGCAGTTGCCAAGTACAACCTTAAACCTTTAGTTGAAATAGTTGCTACTGGTATTGGTGGAGTAGATCCTCAAATAATGGGAATGGGACCTGTTCCTGCTATTGGAAATGCTCTTAAAAAATCTGGAATGAAACTTCAAGATATGGAACTTATCGAATTGAATGAAGCCTTTGCTTCTCAATCTTTAGGAGTTATGAAAGAACTATGTATACAACATGGTGTAGAAAGAGAATGGTTCAACGATAAAACTAATGTTAATGGTGGAGCTATTGCTTTAGGACATCCAGTTGGAGCTTCTGGAAATAGAATCATGGTTACTTTAATATATGAAATGAAAAAAAGAGGATTAACTTATGGACTTGCTTCTCTATGTATTGGTGGAGGAATGGGAACTGCTATAATCCTTAAAAATGTTGACTAA
- the earP gene encoding elongation factor P maturation arginine rhamnosyltransferase EarP, with product MKKEMELKSLDIFCEIIDNFGDIGVVYRLGKEFKKVFGENTRIRVILNRLDEFTNINSKVKNISNQELEGIQYVTYEYVKKNMCTFSTANVIIEAFGCTIPEEYMNEAYDNSELLINLEYLSAEDWIESCHLQESPSGKGKLKKIFFMPGFTEKSGGVIADSLYLDRIKNVIENKEYYRKKYLSEIENIDKKIIGTVFSYEKNFTPLFRDLKSLDKEIVILAMGEKTQEGFKNFFEKNFIEKLGNIYKYGKIEVQFYKFLSQEDYEELINLTDFNFVRGEDSFIRAVLTGKPYLWHIYCQEDYAHMDKIEGFLDKYEKQMKGKTSDEYLFEYKKLFKDYNFRRENSLEEGKEEYLFFFNNLKEIERCNSLFRDFLISNCNLINKIKDFIEKF from the coding sequence ATGAAAAAAGAAATGGAATTAAAGAGTCTTGATATATTCTGTGAAATAATAGATAATTTTGGTGATATAGGTGTAGTATACAGGCTGGGAAAGGAATTTAAGAAAGTTTTTGGAGAAAATACAAGAATAAGAGTGATACTTAATAGGCTTGATGAATTTACTAATATAAATTCAAAGGTAAAAAATATTTCAAATCAAGAACTAGAGGGAATTCAATATGTTACATATGAATATGTTAAGAAAAATATGTGTACTTTTTCCACTGCAAATGTTATAATAGAAGCCTTTGGGTGTACAATACCTGAGGAGTATATGAATGAAGCTTATGACAATTCAGAACTGCTGATAAATTTAGAATATCTCTCAGCTGAGGACTGGATAGAGAGCTGTCATTTACAGGAATCACCAAGCGGAAAAGGGAAATTAAAGAAGATATTTTTTATGCCTGGATTTACTGAAAAAAGTGGAGGAGTCATTGCTGATTCACTTTATCTGGATAGAATAAAAAATGTAATTGAAAACAAGGAATATTACAGAAAAAAATATTTATCAGAAATAGAAAATATTGATAAAAAAATTATAGGAACAGTGTTTTCATATGAAAAAAACTTTACTCCATTATTTAGAGACTTGAAGTCTTTAGATAAGGAAATAGTAATTTTAGCTATGGGGGAAAAGACGCAAGAAGGCTTTAAAAACTTTTTTGAGAAAAATTTTATAGAAAAGCTTGGAAATATTTATAAATATGGTAAAATAGAAGTACAGTTCTACAAATTTTTAAGTCAGGAAGATTATGAAGAATTAATAAATCTGACAGATTTTAATTTTGTAAGAGGAGAAGATTCTTTTATAAGAGCAGTACTCACAGGAAAGCCTTATCTATGGCATATTTACTGTCAGGAAGATTATGCTCATATGGATAAAATAGAAGGATTTTTAGATAAATATGAAAAACAGATGAAGGGAAAAACTTCAGATGAATATCTGTTTGAGTACAAGAAGCTTTTTAAAGATTACAATTTTAGAAGAGAAAATTCTTTAGAAGAAGGAAAAGAGGAATATTTATTTTTCTTCAACAATCTGAAGGAGATAGAAAGATGCAATTCTCTATTTAGAGATTTTCTTATCTCAAACTGTAATCTTATAAATAAAATAAAAGATTTTATAGAGAAATTTTAG
- a CDS encoding NADH:flavin oxidoreductase: MPKLFDSINIKNIKIKNRIVLPPLVRFSMVGKDGFVTERVVEWYKDVCAGGTGLVIVEASAVAEDGKLRENQLGIWEDKFIAGLKRIADICHEYEVPVLIQLHHAGFKEKIKDVPEHILDEILESFKRAFKRAREAGFDGIEIHGAHTYLISQLNSRLWNLREDKYGGTFEKRMYFSKRLIEETRELFNDDFILGYRMGGNEPEVKDGIEIAKYLEKLGVDILHVSSGVPDPAFKQERKIEMPCEFPLDWVIYMGTEIKKYVNIPVIGVRKIKKEAEASWLVENELLDFVAVGRAMIARPNWAEAAKKEYEKRNGIKES, encoded by the coding sequence ATGCCAAAATTATTTGATAGTATAAATATAAAAAATATAAAAATAAAGAACAGAATAGTTCTTCCTCCTTTAGTAAGATTTTCAATGGTAGGGAAAGACGGATTTGTTACAGAAAGAGTGGTAGAATGGTATAAAGATGTTTGTGCTGGAGGAACTGGACTGGTGATAGTGGAAGCTTCTGCTGTGGCAGAAGATGGAAAATTGAGAGAGAACCAGTTAGGAATATGGGAGGATAAATTTATTGCTGGACTTAAAAGAATAGCAGATATTTGTCATGAGTATGAGGTTCCAGTCCTTATCCAACTTCACCATGCAGGTTTTAAAGAGAAAATAAAGGATGTCCCTGAACATATTCTTGATGAAATACTTGAGAGCTTTAAAAGGGCTTTTAAGAGAGCGAGAGAAGCAGGGTTTGATGGAATAGAAATACATGGAGCCCACACTTATCTTATATCACAGCTAAATTCAAGATTATGGAACTTGAGAGAAGATAAATATGGAGGAACTTTTGAAAAAAGAATGTACTTTTCTAAAAGACTCATAGAGGAAACAAGAGAGCTTTTTAATGATGATTTTATTCTGGGATATAGAATGGGTGGAAATGAACCTGAAGTAAAAGATGGAATAGAGATAGCAAAATATCTGGAAAAATTGGGAGTAGATATTTTGCATGTATCAAGCGGTGTACCTGATCCTGCATTCAAACAGGAAAGAAAAATAGAAATGCCATGTGAATTTCCTCTGGACTGGGTAATATATATGGGAACAGAAATTAAGAAATATGTAAATATACCTGTAATAGGAGTAAGAAAGATAAAAAAAGAAGCAGAAGCCAGTTGGCTTGTAGAAAATGAGCTTTTAGATTTTGTAGCAGTAGGAAGGGCTATGATAGCAAGACCAAACTGGGCAGAAGCAGCAAAGAAGGAGTATGAAAAAAGAAATGGAATTAAAGAGTCTTGA
- a CDS encoding class I SAM-dependent methyltransferase: MKVNKEYIERLFSDIIDENIFIKGIVSSPVNKEYPYSKINMKPLKIKNEIFIQFEQFKDNKAFHDNICIDSSKMKFSEILDNFKQILISVNGSDYQILKGKNDFNLKKTENTKTLKTLEHNKKKNYILEEGTPAPFLIKLGVMGEKGEVFKQSYDKFKQINKYLEFIDDTIRELQNRKLIGSHIKFVDFGCGKSYLTFALHHYLKNIKNFTFEIIGLDLKKDVMKKCNDIAKELKCENLEFLTGDIKDFDKLQNVDIIFSLHACNNATDYALLKGLELNAKAILAVPCCQHEFNDKISANKKSDFFASQLPIGKHGILLEKYATIATDAFRAQALELCGYRTQVMEFIDMEHTPKNTLIRGIKEKTTTESLKKRFEEYGKFKDFLGIEPLLDSLLSPYFLIKL, encoded by the coding sequence ATGAAAGTAAATAAGGAATACATTGAGAGATTGTTTTCTGATATTATAGATGAGAATATTTTTATTAAAGGTATTGTTTCAAGTCCTGTGAATAAGGAATATCCATATTCAAAGATAAATATGAAGCCATTAAAAATAAAGAATGAAATATTTATACAATTTGAACAATTTAAGGATAACAAAGCTTTTCATGATAATATTTGTATTGATTCTTCAAAAATGAAATTTTCTGAAATACTGGATAATTTCAAACAAATTCTTATATCTGTAAATGGAAGTGATTATCAGATATTGAAAGGAAAAAACGATTTTAATCTCAAAAAAACTGAAAATACAAAAACATTGAAAACTTTAGAGCATAATAAAAAGAAAAACTATATACTTGAAGAAGGAACACCAGCACCTTTTCTTATAAAATTGGGAGTTATGGGAGAAAAGGGGGAAGTTTTTAAGCAAAGCTATGATAAGTTCAAACAGATAAATAAATATCTGGAATTTATAGATGATACTATAAGAGAACTTCAAAATAGAAAGCTCATAGGTTCTCATATTAAATTTGTAGATTTTGGATGTGGAAAATCATATCTTACTTTTGCACTTCATCACTATTTAAAGAATATCAAAAACTTTACTTTTGAGATAATAGGGCTGGATTTAAAAAAAGATGTAATGAAGAAATGCAATGATATAGCTAAAGAATTAAAATGTGAAAATCTGGAGTTCTTAACAGGAGATATTAAAGATTTTGACAAGCTTCAAAATGTAGATATAATATTTTCTCTTCATGCTTGTAATAATGCTACTGACTATGCACTTTTGAAAGGATTGGAGCTAAATGCAAAGGCTATCCTTGCAGTTCCATGCTGTCAGCATGAATTTAATGATAAGATAAGTGCCAATAAGAAAAGTGATTTCTTTGCATCACAACTTCCTATAGGAAAGCATGGAATACTTTTAGAAAAGTATGCAACTATTGCCACTGATGCTTTTAGAGCTCAGGCATTGGAATTATGCGGGTATAGAACTCAGGTAATGGAATTTATAGACATGGAGCATACTCCCAAGAATACCCTTATCAGAGGAATAAAAGAAAAGACAACAACTGAATCTTTGAAGAAAAGATTTGAAGAGTACGGAAAGTTTAAAGATTTTCTAGGAATAGAACCACTTTTAGATAGTCTGCTTTCACCATATTTTTTGATAAAATTATAA
- a CDS encoding heavy metal translocating P-type ATPase, whose product MKVREYAVDNLGCAGCAAKIQHEGSKMSGILNSNLDLYKKKMVVETDDSFDEEKFLLDINKVADKLEPGTKIYKKENELIKTREYVVENLGCAGCAAKIQHESSKLAGVINSNLDLYKKKMTIESDSSFDEKSFLEKINTIADKLEPGTLIYKAESDDDTDEARAKREEEIAQEKAEEKREKMLLIIGAVLFIVSVFLKPFPMVKLAVSIVAYIILGGDVVLNSFKNITKGNFLDENFLMTIATFGAFYLGETTEAVGVMLFYKIGEYFQESAVRNSRKSIEKLLDIRPDYANIRDNNGEVVKISPKKLKIGDIIIIKSGEKVPVDGIVIKGESDLNTAALTGESLPSDVTVNSEVLSGSLNGAGVLEVKVTKLFSDSTINKIIEMVENASNKKAESEKFITKFARYYTPIVVLIALIVGLGFPALFGNFNMWFGRALIFLVISCPCALVLSVPLTFFSSIGKASKSGILIKGGNYLEALTTIGAVVFDKTGTLTKGKFKIDKLEAVNGNEDDLLKTAKIGEFYSNHPIGKAIVSHGSIEINEEYIEGYKELSGFGVLSYYEGKMILIGNYKLMREYKIEAEEKHYAGTVLYVAEDNVFLGYVYISDEIKEDSPMTIAGLKKVGIQSYMLTGDSDRIGAVVGEKLGLNPDNVYSQLLPQDKVSKLEEIKSKNDKGVVFVGDGVNDAPVLSLADVGIAMGGVGSDIAIEAADVVIMKDEPSKILELLKIAKQNKKVVMQNIVMALGVKVIVMILGVFGIANMWMAIFSDVGVSLLAVLNASQGIKRN is encoded by the coding sequence ATGAAAGTAAGAGAGTATGCAGTGGATAACCTTGGCTGTGCTGGTTGTGCTGCCAAAATACAACATGAGGGTTCTAAAATGTCAGGTATACTAAACAGCAATCTTGATCTTTACAAGAAAAAAATGGTAGTTGAAACTGATGACAGTTTTGATGAAGAAAAATTTTTATTAGATATCAATAAAGTGGCTGACAAGCTTGAACCTGGAACAAAAATATATAAAAAAGAAAATGAACTGATAAAAACAAGAGAATATGTTGTAGAAAATTTAGGATGTGCTGGTTGTGCTGCTAAAATACAGCATGAAAGTTCTAAACTAGCAGGAGTTATCAACAGCAATCTTGATCTTTACAAAAAAAAGATGACTATTGAATCTGATTCATCTTTTGATGAAAAAAGTTTCTTAGAAAAAATAAACACAATAGCTGATAAATTAGAACCTGGAACTTTAATATACAAAGCTGAAAGTGATGATGACACAGATGAAGCAAGAGCTAAAAGAGAAGAAGAAATAGCTCAAGAAAAAGCAGAAGAGAAAAGAGAAAAAATGCTTCTTATTATTGGAGCTGTTCTATTTATTGTTTCTGTTTTCCTTAAACCTTTCCCAATGGTAAAACTTGCTGTATCTATAGTTGCATATATAATCTTAGGTGGAGATGTTGTTCTTAATTCCTTTAAAAATATTACAAAAGGAAATTTCCTTGATGAAAACTTCCTGATGACTATTGCTACATTTGGTGCTTTTTATCTGGGAGAAACAACTGAAGCTGTTGGAGTAATGCTTTTCTATAAAATAGGTGAGTACTTCCAAGAATCTGCTGTAAGAAATTCAAGAAAATCTATTGAAAAGCTTTTAGATATCAGACCTGATTATGCAAATATAAGAGATAACAATGGTGAAGTAGTAAAGATTTCTCCTAAAAAACTAAAAATTGGAGATATCATTATCATTAAATCTGGAGAAAAAGTTCCAGTAGATGGAATTGTAATAAAAGGTGAAAGTGACTTGAATACTGCTGCACTTACTGGAGAATCTCTTCCTTCTGATGTTACTGTAAACAGTGAAGTTCTAAGTGGAAGCTTGAATGGAGCTGGAGTCCTTGAAGTAAAGGTTACAAAACTTTTCAGTGATTCTACTATTAATAAAATAATTGAAATGGTAGAAAATGCAAGCAATAAGAAAGCAGAATCAGAAAAATTCATTACAAAATTTGCAAGATATTATACTCCAATAGTAGTGTTAATAGCATTGATAGTTGGACTTGGATTCCCAGCATTATTTGGCAACTTCAATATGTGGTTTGGAAGAGCATTGATATTCCTTGTTATATCTTGTCCTTGTGCTTTGGTATTATCTGTTCCACTTACTTTCTTCAGCAGCATAGGAAAAGCTTCTAAAAGCGGTATCCTCATCAAAGGAGGAAACTATCTTGAAGCTCTTACAACTATAGGGGCTGTTGTATTTGATAAAACAGGAACACTTACTAAAGGTAAATTTAAAATAGACAAACTTGAAGCTGTAAATGGAAATGAAGATGATCTTTTAAAAACTGCTAAAATAGGTGAATTCTACTCTAATCACCCAATAGGAAAAGCTATTGTAAGTCATGGAAGTATTGAAATAAATGAAGAATACATAGAAGGTTATAAAGAGCTTTCTGGATTTGGAGTACTTTCTTATTATGAAGGTAAAATGATACTTATAGGTAACTATAAACTTATGAGAGAATACAAAATAGAAGCTGAAGAAAAACATTATGCTGGAACTGTTCTCTATGTAGCTGAAGACAATGTTTTCCTAGGATATGTATATATTTCAGATGAAATAAAAGAAGATTCTCCTATGACAATAGCTGGATTGAAAAAAGTTGGCATCCAAAGTTATATGCTTACTGGAGATAGTGACAGAATAGGAGCAGTGGTTGGAGAAAAACTTGGTTTGAATCCTGACAATGTATATTCTCAGCTACTTCCACAGGATAAAGTAAGTAAACTTGAAGAAATTAAATCTAAAAATGATAAAGGTGTTGTCTTTGTAGGAGATGGTGTCAATGATGCTCCTGTACTATCTCTAGCTGATGTAGGAATAGCTATGGGGGGTGTAGGCAGTGATATTGCAATAGAAGCTGCTGATGTTGTTATAATGAAAGATGAGCCTTCTAAGATACTTGAACTATTAAAAATAGCAAAGCAAAATAAAAAAGTTGTTATGCAGAATATTGTTATGGCTCTTGGAGTAAAAGTAATAGTTATGATACTTGGAGTTTTTGGTATAGCAAATATGTGGATGGCTATATTCTCAGATGTTGGAGTATCATTATTAGCTGTACTTAATGCTTCACAGGGAATAAAAAGAAATTAA
- a CDS encoding ABC-F family ATP-binding cassette domain-containing protein, producing MIATSNLGMRFSGRKLFEDVNLKFTPGNCYGLIGANGAGKSTFVKILSGDLDPTEGEIIFDKKNKRMAVLKQDHFAFEDEEVLNVVLMGHKKLWDIIVEKNAIYAKSEFTDEDGLRAAELEGEFAELNGWEAETEAETLLMGLGIGIDSHHRLMKELTEPEKVKILLAQALFGQPDVLLLDEPTNGLDIKAISWLENFLMNLDNTTVIVVSHDRHFLNKVCTHITDIDYGKVKMYVGNYDFWYESNELMVKLLSSKNKKIEQKRQELQEFIARFSANASKSKQATSRKKLLDKLQLEDMQVSNRKYPFIEFKQEREAGNNLLKVENLTKTIDGVKILDNLTFTINTGDKVVFLAKNDIVKTTLLSILAGEMEADSGTYTWGVTTTQAYMPKDNTKFFENKNLNLIDWLRPYSPDQHDVFVRGFLGRMLFTGEDAMKSCTVLSGGEKVRCMLSRMMLTNANVLMFDNPNDHLDLESITSLNKALINFKGTILFGAHDHEFIQTVANRIIEITPNGILDKMMSYDEYLEDENVQQRLEELYAE from the coding sequence ATGATAGCTACTAGTAATCTTGGAATGAGATTTTCTGGAAGAAAACTGTTTGAAGATGTTAATCTTAAATTTACTCCTGGAAACTGTTATGGTCTTATAGGAGCAAATGGTGCTGGAAAATCTACATTTGTTAAAATACTTTCTGGAGATCTTGACCCTACAGAAGGAGAAATAATCTTTGATAAAAAAAATAAAAGAATGGCTGTATTAAAGCAGGATCACTTTGCCTTTGAAGATGAAGAAGTACTTAATGTAGTTCTTATGGGGCATAAAAAACTTTGGGATATTATTGTGGAAAAAAATGCTATATATGCAAAAAGTGAATTTACTGATGAAGATGGGTTAAGAGCTGCTGAGTTAGAAGGAGAATTTGCTGAATTAAATGGTTGGGAAGCTGAAACTGAAGCTGAAACTCTTTTAATGGGATTAGGTATAGGGATTGACTCTCATCACAGACTTATGAAAGAATTAACAGAACCTGAAAAAGTTAAAATACTTTTAGCTCAAGCTTTATTTGGACAGCCTGATGTATTGCTTTTAGACGAGCCTACTAACGGACTTGACATCAAAGCTATATCTTGGCTTGAAAATTTCCTTATGAATCTTGATAATACAACTGTTATAGTTGTATCACATGACAGACACTTTTTAAATAAAGTATGTACTCATATTACAGATATTGATTATGGAAAAGTTAAAATGTATGTAGGAAACTATGATTTCTGGTATGAATCAAATGAACTTATGGTAAAACTTCTTTCTTCTAAAAATAAGAAAATCGAGCAAAAAAGACAAGAATTACAGGAATTTATTGCCAGATTTAGTGCCAATGCTTCTAAATCTAAGCAAGCTACTTCAAGAAAGAAACTTCTTGATAAACTTCAATTAGAAGATATGCAGGTATCAAATAGAAAATATCCATTTATAGAATTCAAGCAAGAAAGAGAAGCTGGAAACAACCTTCTTAAAGTTGAAAATCTTACTAAAACTATTGATGGAGTTAAAATCCTTGACAACCTTACATTCACTATTAATACAGGAGACAAAGTTGTTTTCCTTGCTAAAAATGATATTGTTAAAACAACTCTTTTATCAATATTAGCTGGTGAAATGGAAGCTGATTCAGGAACATACACTTGGGGAGTAACTACAACTCAAGCTTATATGCCTAAAGATAACACTAAATTCTTTGAAAATAAAAATCTTAACCTTATTGACTGGCTAAGACCATATTCACCTGACCAGCATGATGTTTTTGTAAGAGGATTCTTAGGAAGAATGCTTTTCACAGGTGAAGATGCAATGAAAAGTTGTACAGTTCTCTCAGGGGGAGAAAAAGTAAGATGTATGCTTTCTAGAATGATGCTTACAAATGCTAATGTTCTTATGTTTGATAACCCTAATGACCACTTAGACCTAGAGTCTATCACATCATTGAACAAAGCACTTATCAACTTTAAAGGAACTATCCTATTTGGAGCTCATGACCATGAGTTTATCCAGACAGTAGCCAACAGAATTATTGAGATAACTCCTAATGGAATTCTTGATAAAATGATGAGCTATGATGAATATCTTGAAGATGAAAATGTACAGCAAAGATTAGAAGAATTATACGCTGAATAA